From the Corythoichthys intestinalis isolate RoL2023-P3 chromosome 13, ASM3026506v1, whole genome shotgun sequence genome, one window contains:
- the LOC130927690 gene encoding uncharacterized protein LOC130927690, with amino-acid sequence MEPGKAQWSDEEVKALLAIYSTASVQRGLEGSQHNIKIFAEISAQLEKAGVYHSAKQCREKMKKLKQDYKKIKDHNNQSGAYRKTGKWYETLDLILDHRPAYGNAETKDSSASLLRSLTQKENNPPSQLLEEQNRSLLSNPIPVACSTPCRPSETPMALSSNPMPPLSDNRQPASENTVVMSCHSLPPQSASTSQLTSVTTHRFLACPDSQIISQRRPAPSPLCHPRPAKRRKNDTLLATVQEWQASDAEYQRQRNAQFDRMLQVFEEQNQHIEKQCQALLLSPAGSIIW; translated from the exons ATGGAGCCAGGAAAAGCTCAATGGAGCGACGAGGAGGTAAAAGCCCTCCTTGCTATTTATTCAACTGCGAGCGTCCAAAGAGGACTTGAGGGGTCGCAACACAACATAAAAATATTTGCCGAGATAAGTGCACAACTGGAGAAGGCTGGGGTTTACCACAGCGCAAAACAATGtagggaaaaaatgaagaaactgAAACAGGACTACAAGAAAATCAAAGACCACAACAACCAGAGCGGGGCATACAGAAAAACTGGCAAATGGTATGAGACGCTCGACCTCATATTGGACCACAGACCAGCATATGGGAACGCCGAAACAAAAGACTCCTCTGCTTCACTTTTGCGGTCGTTGACGCAGAAGGAGAACAACCCACCCTCCCAGCTGCTTGAAG AGCAAAACAGATCTCTTTTATCAAATCCAATTCCTGTTGCCTGCAGTACCCCTTGTCGCCCATCAG AAACACCAATGGCTTTATCAAGCAATCCCATGCCCCCTCTGAGTGACAACCGCCAACCCGCATCAG AAAACACCGTTGTGATGTCCTGCCATTCCTTGCCCCCACAAAGTGCCAGTACCAGTCAGCTTACATCAG TCACTACACACCGGTTTCTTGCTTGTCCGGATTCACAAATAATCAGCCAACGCCGCCCAGCTCCCAGCCCCCTTTGCCATCCTAGACCTG CAAAGAGGAGAAAGAATGACACACTGCTTGCAACTGTGCAGGAATGGCAGGCTTCAGACGCAGAATACCAAAGGCAACGAAATGCACAATTTGACAGGATGCTGCAGGTGTTTGAAGAGCAAAATCAACACATTGAAAAGCAGTGTCAGGCTCTGCTGTTGAGTCCAGCCGGCAGCATCATATGGTAA